A single window of Sparus aurata chromosome 12, fSpaAur1.1, whole genome shotgun sequence DNA harbors:
- the hcar2 gene encoding proteinase-activated receptor 3 has product MEVLYINSSVLLVSHRPLNHTGTERTVYEHCKDMPTVLIWYLGLQFVNMFLGIPANLMVLWLIHKNKGDSSTSDIFILHLAVLDVLFCLIPPLELANIVFLNTSSTWYVLRFFYGMKDSSPLFLSCICLDRYMAVVHPITFTELKDRQHRAVLAFIVWLITLAYAAAKCVGNIVNFEKVFTGMILAAFIFMVYCNIAILWVLRQSGPGRDEMHPVKKRAFKMVLIILAIIVFNYFPPVALFPFQHYFSPDVFVCYIHYVAFGLMDFSSSIQPMLYLSKEKACSLNCCQSGATQIP; this is encoded by the coding sequence ATGGAGGTTTTATACATCAACTCCTCGGTGCTCCTCGTCTCCCACAGACCCCTCAACCACACCGGCACTGAGCGGACGGTGTATGAACATTGCAAAGACATGCCCACTGTTCTCATTTGGTACCTGGGCCTGCAGTTCGTTAACATGTTCCTGGGCATCCCGGCCAACCTCATGGTGCTGTGGCTCATTCATAAGAACAAGGGGGACTCCTCCACCTCAGATATCTTCATCCTTCACCTCGCTGTTCTGGACGTTCTCTTCTGTCTCATCCCTCCGCTCGAGCTGGCTAACATAGTCTTCCTCAACACCAGCAGCACCTGGTACGTCCTGCGGTTCTTCTACGGCATGAAAGACTCCTCGccgctcttcctctcctgcatCTGCCTGGACCGCTACATGGCCGTGGTCCACCCCATCACCTTCACCGAGCTCAAGGACCGGCAGCACCGAGCGGTCCTGGCCTTCATCGTCTGGCTTATCACTCTGGCCTACGCCGCCGCTAAATGCGTGGGCAACATCGTCAACTTCGAGAAGGTCTTCACGGGGATGATCCTCGCCGCGTTCATCTTCATGGTGTACTGCAACATCGCCATCCTGTGGGTGCTGAGGCAGTCCGGGCCCGGCAGGGACGAGATGCATCCTGTGAAGAAGAGGGCCTTCAAGATGGTCCTCATCATCCTCGCCATCATAGTGTTCAACTACTTCCCGCCAGTCGCGCTCTTCCCGTTCCAGCACTACTTCTCCCCCGACGTGTTTGTGTGCTACATTCATTACGTCGCCTTCGGCCTGATGGacttcagcagcagcattcAGCCGATGCTGTATCTGTCCAAGGAGAAGGCGTGCAGCCTCAACTGCTGCCAGAGCGGTGCCACCCAGATCCCATAG
- the tmem141 gene encoding transmembrane protein 141, with protein MVNIGLTKVDDALAAKHPGLGNYAACQSHAFMKGTGTFILGAGVLFAIQTALQRKLPYPLQWNLLIATVGSSVGSYAVTRWETQKCSDLWMLLETGQVPDRSPPQVSQPEEPKGTGKTKYGDVMD; from the exons ATGGTGAACATCGGTCTCACCAAGGTGGACGATGCGCTGGCGGCAAAACATCCG GGTTTGGGGAATTACGCTGCCTGTCAGTCTCACGCCTTCATGAAGGGGACAGGGACCTTCATTCTTG GTGCTGGTGTTTTATTTGCCATTCAGACGGCTCTCCAGCGGAAGCTCCCTTATCCTCTCCAGTGGAACCTCCTCATTGCAACGG tGGGGTCATCCGTAGGAAGTTACGCAGTGACCCGCTGGGAAACACAGAAATGCTCAGACCTTTGGATGTTGTTGGAAACAGGACAAGTCCCGGACAGATCGCCACCGCAGG tGTCTCAACCAGAGGAGCCAAAAGGAACTGGAAAGACAAAATATGGCGACGTTATGGATTAA
- the sapcd2 gene encoding suppressor APC domain-containing protein 2 isoform X2 — MALIATDQSCKLNGTAAVYGRVGPRKDMFQGMTGDFKTAKMQPKETEYSTDGLPKAFLHSLRTLFDILDDGGRGYVHISEIESRWQGADTRELPGGVLSCLRRVTPPHGCLTFERFVAGLRYSMLNPENSSHFRAQAAVHPQQAPKQHQKPAPLSTCSVGTRVENKVRPLGPSNVTNTQPHRSASLQSRSRPEEGAGYPMCGPAPYSAGFERSGRSVERSSVAPGGGCYRAEPGHATKPAQPQQSRVRSIESLALESSQLHGTGVVKSGLPRSQSESATGFTGSSRRHGRSREEQRRHTISNGVDYGMLKQMKELEQEKDSLLAGLEVVERAREWYQGQIHNVTERQRQVGQSSQCTDFFTEANQSRMNVLIPKLQEVNRCLNDLITCPGMPFPSSAAQTSALSTNPQPPGPAPPQAIQRLKDQNRLLTQEVTERSERITQLEQEKSALIKQLFEARARNAQDTSTMDSTFI, encoded by the exons ATGGCTTTGATAGCGACTGACCAGAGCTGCAAGCTGAACGGAACCGCGGCGGTTTACGGCAGAGTTGGGCCGAGAAAAGACATGTTTCAGGGCATGACAGGGGACTTTAAAACTGCCAAAATGCAGCCGAAAGAGACGGAGTATTCAACAGATGGCCTGCCCAAAGCCTTCCTGCACAGCCTGAGGAccctgtttgacattttggacgACGGGGGACGGGGTTATGTCCACATCTCTGAGATCGAGAGCCGCTGGCAGGGCGCAGACACCAGGGAACTGCCCGGTGGGGTGCTGAGCTGCCTCAGGAGGGTCACACCACCGCATGGCTGCCTCACCTTTGAGCGGTTCGTCGCGGGGCTGCGGTACTCCATGCTCAACCCGGAGAACAGCTCCCATTTCAGAGCCCAGGCTGCTGTCCACCCGCAGCAGGCACCAAAGCAGCACCAGAAACCCGCCCCGCTGTCCACATGCAGCGTCGGGACACGGGTTGAGAACAAGGTCCGTCCGCTGGGGCCGAGCAACGTGACCAACACCCAGCCGCACCGGTCTGCCTCCCTGCAGAGCCGGAGCAGGCCGGAGGAGGGGGCCGGGTACCCCATGTGTGGACCGGCCCCGTACAGCGCGGGCTTCGAGAGGTCCGGGCGGAGCGTGGAGCGCAGTTCCGTGGCTCCGGGGGGCGGGTGTTACCGGGCCGAACCGGGCCATGCCACCAAACCAGCACAGCCTCAGCAGAGCCGGGTCAGGTCCATTGAGTCGCTTGCTCTGGAGTCATCGCAGCTCCACGGAACAG GTGTTGTGAAATCAGGTTTACCAAGATCTCAGAGTGAATCTGCAACAGGATTTACTGGCAGCTCCAGGCGACACGGGCGGAGTCGGGAAGAGCAGAGGCGTCATACCATCTCCAACGGAGTGGACTATGGAATG TTAAAGCAGATGAaagagctggagcaggagaaggaCTCGCTGCTGGCGGGCCTGGAAGTGGTGGAGCGGGCCCGCGAGTGGTACCAGGGTCAGATCCACAATGTCACAGAGAGACAGCGGCAGGTTGGCCAGAGCTCCCAATGCACG GATTTCTTCACAGAAGCCAATCAGAGCCGCATGAATGTTCTAATACCCAAACTGCAAGAAGTCAACCGCTGCCTTAATGACCTTATTACCTGCCCTGGGATG CCATTTCCTTCCAGCGCTGCTCAAACATCAGCGCTCTCCACTAACCCTCAGCCTCCAGGCCCAGCTCCTCCACAAGCCATCCAGAGACTGAAGGACCAGAACAGACTTCTCACACAG GAGGTGACAGAGAGGAGCGAGCGGATCACccagctggagcaggagaagtCTGCTTTGATAAAACAGCTTTTCGAGGCTCGAGCCAGAAATGCGCAAGACACCAGCACCATGGACTCCACCTTCATCTGA
- the sapcd2 gene encoding suppressor APC domain-containing protein 2 isoform X1, protein MALIATDQSCKLNGTAAVYGRVGPRKDMFQGMTGDFKTAKMQPKETEYSTDGLPKAFLHSLRTLFDILDDGGRGYVHISEIESRWQGADTRELPGGVLSCLRRVTPPHGCLTFERFVAGLRYSMLNPENSSHFRAQAAVHPQQAPKQHQKPAPLSTCSVGTRVENKVRPLGPSNVTNTQPHRSASLQSRSRPEEGAGYPMCGPAPYSAGFERSGRSVERSSVAPGGGCYRAEPGHATKPAQPQQSRVRSIESLALESSQLHGTGVVKSGLPRSQSESATGFTGSSRRHGRSREEQRRHTISNGVDYGMLKQMKELEQEKDSLLAGLEVVERAREWYQGQIHNVTERQRQVGQSSQCTDFFTEANQSRMNVLIPKLQEVNRCLNDLITCPGMQPFPSSAAQTSALSTNPQPPGPAPPQAIQRLKDQNRLLTQEVTERSERITQLEQEKSALIKQLFEARARNAQDTSTMDSTFI, encoded by the exons ATGGCTTTGATAGCGACTGACCAGAGCTGCAAGCTGAACGGAACCGCGGCGGTTTACGGCAGAGTTGGGCCGAGAAAAGACATGTTTCAGGGCATGACAGGGGACTTTAAAACTGCCAAAATGCAGCCGAAAGAGACGGAGTATTCAACAGATGGCCTGCCCAAAGCCTTCCTGCACAGCCTGAGGAccctgtttgacattttggacgACGGGGGACGGGGTTATGTCCACATCTCTGAGATCGAGAGCCGCTGGCAGGGCGCAGACACCAGGGAACTGCCCGGTGGGGTGCTGAGCTGCCTCAGGAGGGTCACACCACCGCATGGCTGCCTCACCTTTGAGCGGTTCGTCGCGGGGCTGCGGTACTCCATGCTCAACCCGGAGAACAGCTCCCATTTCAGAGCCCAGGCTGCTGTCCACCCGCAGCAGGCACCAAAGCAGCACCAGAAACCCGCCCCGCTGTCCACATGCAGCGTCGGGACACGGGTTGAGAACAAGGTCCGTCCGCTGGGGCCGAGCAACGTGACCAACACCCAGCCGCACCGGTCTGCCTCCCTGCAGAGCCGGAGCAGGCCGGAGGAGGGGGCCGGGTACCCCATGTGTGGACCGGCCCCGTACAGCGCGGGCTTCGAGAGGTCCGGGCGGAGCGTGGAGCGCAGTTCCGTGGCTCCGGGGGGCGGGTGTTACCGGGCCGAACCGGGCCATGCCACCAAACCAGCACAGCCTCAGCAGAGCCGGGTCAGGTCCATTGAGTCGCTTGCTCTGGAGTCATCGCAGCTCCACGGAACAG GTGTTGTGAAATCAGGTTTACCAAGATCTCAGAGTGAATCTGCAACAGGATTTACTGGCAGCTCCAGGCGACACGGGCGGAGTCGGGAAGAGCAGAGGCGTCATACCATCTCCAACGGAGTGGACTATGGAATG TTAAAGCAGATGAaagagctggagcaggagaaggaCTCGCTGCTGGCGGGCCTGGAAGTGGTGGAGCGGGCCCGCGAGTGGTACCAGGGTCAGATCCACAATGTCACAGAGAGACAGCGGCAGGTTGGCCAGAGCTCCCAATGCACG GATTTCTTCACAGAAGCCAATCAGAGCCGCATGAATGTTCTAATACCCAAACTGCAAGAAGTCAACCGCTGCCTTAATGACCTTATTACCTGCCCTGGGATG CAGCCATTTCCTTCCAGCGCTGCTCAAACATCAGCGCTCTCCACTAACCCTCAGCCTCCAGGCCCAGCTCCTCCACAAGCCATCCAGAGACTGAAGGACCAGAACAGACTTCTCACACAG GAGGTGACAGAGAGGAGCGAGCGGATCACccagctggagcaggagaagtCTGCTTTGATAAAACAGCTTTTCGAGGCTCGAGCCAGAAATGCGCAAGACACCAGCACCATGGACTCCACCTTCATCTGA